A region of Veillonellaceae bacterium DNA encodes the following proteins:
- a CDS encoding bifunctional riboflavin kinase/FAD synthetase yields MKILHALEEIRDGEPRVFVLGFFDGCHLGHQAVFKEAAKLAEEKGAGIGVITFYPHPMSVLAPGIRVPLLQSEEEKAESFRKAGMDLAVFIRPTKEFLSETAEAFLKSLADIPGIKGIVTGENFSFGKGASGNVSSMKSYFEGSGVGVVTAPLVSEGGKALSSTTIRTLIEAGKVEEASKLLGRNYTMSGDVVHGFHRGNDLLGFPTANLRMPDARVLPADGVYATKTRIEGKCYPSVTNIGTNPTFGNSEKTIETFIIDFDEEIYGKSFTLEWVKYIRGEVKFDSIDALKAQIESDIETAKKILF; encoded by the coding sequence ATGAAGATTTTACATGCATTGGAAGAAATCAGGGACGGAGAACCCCGCGTTTTTGTCCTTGGATTTTTTGACGGCTGCCACCTGGGCCATCAGGCGGTCTTTAAAGAAGCAGCAAAGCTTGCGGAAGAAAAAGGCGCAGGAATCGGCGTCATCACCTTCTATCCGCATCCCATGAGCGTTCTTGCGCCCGGCATCCGCGTCCCTCTTCTTCAGTCAGAAGAGGAAAAGGCAGAGTCCTTCCGGAAGGCAGGCATGGATCTGGCCGTATTTATCCGCCCGACAAAGGAATTCCTCTCTGAAACGGCAGAAGCATTCCTGAAAAGCCTTGCGGATATTCCAGGCATCAAGGGCATTGTGACAGGAGAAAACTTTTCCTTCGGGAAAGGCGCCTCCGGCAATGTTTCTTCCATGAAATCCTATTTTGAAGGAAGCGGTGTTGGTGTTGTGACAGCGCCCCTTGTTTCAGAAGGCGGAAAAGCGCTGTCGAGCACGACGATCCGCACGTTGATTGAGGCGGGAAAAGTCGAAGAAGCATCAAAGCTTCTTGGAAGGAACTATACGATGTCAGGCGACGTCGTTCACGGCTTCCACAGAGGAAATGATCTCCTGGGCTTTCCGACAGCGAACCTCCGCATGCCCGATGCCCGCGTCCTTCCTGCTGACGGCGTCTATGCGACAAAGACAAGGATCGAAGGGAAATGCTATCCATCCGTCACAAATATCGGGACGAATCCGACCTTTGGCAACAGCGAAAAAACGATCGAAACCTTCATTATCGATTTTGATGAAGAAATCTATGGAAAAAGCTTCACCCTGGAATGGGTGAAATACATCCGCGGCGAAGTGAAGTTTGATTCCATAGACGCACTCAAAGCACAGATAGAAAGCGATATAGAAACAGCAAAGAAGATCCTTTTCTGA
- a CDS encoding L7Ae/L30e/S12e/Gadd45 family ribosomal protein — translation MDDPVYRMLGLCMKAGRLLSGSEQVSEGLRKGTGKLLIIAEDSSQRTKEEYTNAAEKWKIPYRVFGEKDKLGQALGKGVRTAALIVDKGFGKAIAEKIDNRK, via the coding sequence ATGGATGATCCAGTATACAGGATGCTGGGCCTCTGCATGAAAGCGGGGCGCCTGCTTTCCGGCAGCGAACAGGTCTCTGAAGGCCTTCGGAAAGGCACGGGCAAACTGCTGATCATCGCGGAAGACAGCTCCCAGAGAACAAAAGAGGAATACACGAATGCAGCGGAGAAATGGAAAATCCCTTACCGTGTATTCGGCGAAAAAGACAAATTAGGGCAGGCCCTTGGCAAGGGGGTACGGACAGCAGCCCTTATAGTAGATAAAGGATTCGGAAAGGCGATCGCTGAGAAGATCGACAACCGGAAATAA
- a CDS encoding YlxR family protein codes for MKQKKITMRMCVGCKELKPKKELLRVVALPTGIIELDRTGKKSGRGVYVCDNIECFEKAYESHGLEKSLKRPVSKEVYDSLKEQIENG; via the coding sequence ATGAAGCAGAAGAAGATCACGATGCGCATGTGCGTCGGCTGCAAAGAGCTGAAGCCAAAGAAGGAACTCCTCCGCGTCGTAGCGCTTCCGACAGGAATCATTGAACTGGACAGGACTGGGAAGAAATCCGGCCGCGGAGTCTATGTCTGCGACAACATCGAATGTTTCGAAAAGGCATATGAATCCCACGGGCTGGAAAAATCCCTGAAGCGCCCTGTGTCCAAGGAAGTCTATGACTCCCTTAAGGAACAGATTGAAAATGGATGA
- the nusA gene encoding transcription termination factor NusA produces the protein MNGNLLEAIQSLVKVKKVDADVVFDALEMVLLTAYKKETGSNAKTSIKLNRETGDYQIFEEKTVVESIDPESENAINEITVEDAKKIDRSYEAGDLLSIDVTPKNFGRIAAQTAKQVMIQKLREAERGSLYEEFSGRAGDVITGTVKWSESRAIFVDLGRCEGILPYAEQIEGEEFKANDKIKCYVLEVKKTTKGPEIILSRTHPGLLKRLFELEVPEIYSGTVEIKNVVREAGSRSKIAVYAMDPTVDPVGACVGPKGQRVQNIVNELHGEKIDIVRWDEDPAIFIANALSPSKVISVSVWDEENSSYVVVPDYQLSLAIGKAGQNARLAAKLTNWKIDIKSETQAREEGFGQAAEEDDGDILGDIEESGQEEETKE, from the coding sequence GTGAATGGCAATTTATTAGAAGCAATACAGAGTTTGGTCAAAGTAAAGAAAGTCGACGCCGATGTCGTATTCGACGCGCTTGAAATGGTGCTGCTCACCGCTTACAAGAAGGAAACGGGAAGCAACGCAAAGACATCCATCAAGCTGAACCGCGAAACCGGCGATTATCAGATTTTTGAAGAAAAGACCGTTGTTGAATCCATCGATCCGGAATCTGAAAATGCAATTAATGAGATCACAGTAGAAGATGCTAAGAAGATCGACAGAAGCTATGAAGCAGGCGATCTTTTGAGCATTGACGTGACCCCGAAGAATTTCGGACGCATCGCTGCCCAGACAGCTAAACAGGTCATGATCCAGAAGCTGCGCGAAGCAGAAAGAGGATCCCTTTATGAAGAATTCTCCGGCCGCGCAGGCGATGTCATCACCGGCACCGTCAAGTGGAGCGAATCCAGAGCCATTTTCGTGGATCTCGGCCGCTGCGAAGGCATCCTTCCATATGCAGAACAGATTGAAGGCGAAGAATTCAAGGCCAATGACAAGATCAAGTGCTACGTTCTTGAAGTCAAGAAAACTACCAAGGGACCGGAAATCATCCTTTCCAGAACCCATCCGGGACTTCTGAAGAGACTTTTTGAACTTGAGGTTCCTGAAATCTACAGCGGTACCGTTGAAATCAAGAACGTGGTCCGTGAAGCAGGCTCCCGTTCAAAAATCGCTGTTTATGCTATGGACCCGACTGTCGATCCGGTCGGCGCCTGCGTAGGACCGAAGGGCCAGAGAGTCCAGAACATCGTCAATGAACTGCATGGCGAAAAGATCGATATCGTCCGCTGGGACGAAGATCCGGCCATTTTCATTGCGAATGCGCTCTCTCCATCCAAGGTCATTTCCGTTTCCGTATGGGATGAAGAAAATTCCTCCTACGTCGTCGTTCCTGACTACCAGCTGTCACTGGCTATCGGCAAGGCAGGCCAGAATGCAAGACTGGCTGCCAAGCTGACAAACTGGAAAATCGATATCAAGAGCGAAACCCAGGCAAGAGAAGAAGGCTTCGGCCAGGCCGCTGAAGAGGACGATGGAGATATCCTCGGAGACATCGAAGAAAGCGGACAGGAGGAAGAAACTAAAGAATGA
- the infB gene encoding translation initiation factor IF-2, whose product MQKKKYRVYELAKEFKKSDKEVMDALKKNHIEVTSRLSGVDEGAKTVLAKEFEASKKPARRPQMRTVRFDQQGRPTDRKSGEAGRKAAYSSVEPEAHKASEAPKPAEVKAEAPKAEAAHQERKETRGREENTTRPVRDNRNDRPNNDRNDHRNDRSSGDRNDRPSGDRNNRSYGDRNGRPSGDRNGNRSYGDRNGRPSGDRNGSRPSGDRSGNRPYGDRNGNRTNGDRNGRPNGDRNGRPFGGNDHSRNDHSHNQHPAAAAAPVEEIAPETTAVRREKPAKKKTKKDWEKARREKEGGSLMARSLKQGKKKKHNQEKKQDTYPTEVTVPSAVTVKELAELFGREVSEIIKHLMALGVMATINQNLDPDTVEILAEEFGVTLLKPEKEEDPTEYIPEPDDPRFLVPRPPIVTIMGHVDHGKTTLLDALRQTNVALHEAGGITQRIGAYQIRYKGHKITFLDTPGHEAFTAMRSRGAQLTDIAVLIVAADDGVMPQTIEAIHHAKNAGVPIMVAINKIDKPGANPDRIKEELSKEGLLAEDWGGDVIMTPISAKKKIGLDDLLENILLVAEMKELKANPKREAYGVVVEAQLDKGRGPVMSVLVQNGTLHVGDGILAGKSWGRVRAMNNENGRKMKSAEPAAPVEILGMDSVPEAGDHFYVMDERKARNIAEIRASRAKEEEQRSVQKVTLDNIFEKIKEGEMKELDLIVKADVQGSVEALVQSLMGIKSDEVRVSIVHSAVGAINESDVMLASASNALIIGFNVRPDANARALAEKDGVDMRLYRVIYDCIDDIKAAMAGMLAPTIREVVLGHAEVRQVIHTPKLIVAGCYVQDGKITSSCRLRLIRDGIVIHEGKIASLRRFKDDVKEVAQGFECGISLESYRDVKEGDQLESFELKEEAATLE is encoded by the coding sequence ATGCAGAAAAAGAAGTACAGAGTATATGAATTAGCAAAAGAGTTTAAAAAGTCGGATAAAGAGGTCATGGACGCTTTGAAGAAGAACCATATTGAGGTGACTAGCCGCCTGTCCGGAGTAGATGAAGGGGCGAAAACCGTTTTGGCAAAAGAATTTGAAGCATCCAAGAAACCAGCAAGACGTCCGCAGATGCGTACCGTAAGGTTCGATCAGCAGGGCAGACCGACTGACAGGAAGTCCGGAGAAGCAGGCCGCAAAGCCGCTTACTCGAGCGTGGAGCCGGAAGCCCATAAAGCTTCCGAAGCGCCGAAGCCGGCAGAAGTGAAAGCAGAGGCTCCGAAAGCGGAAGCCGCTCATCAGGAAAGAAAAGAAACCCGCGGAAGAGAGGAAAATACCACGCGCCCCGTAAGAGATAACAGAAACGACCGTCCGAATAATGACAGGAACGACCACAGAAATGACCGTTCCTCCGGAGATAGAAACGACCGCCCGTCCGGCGACAGAAATAACCGTTCCTACGGTGACAGAAACGGCCGCCCGTCCGGCGACAGAAATGGAAACCGTTCCTACGGCGACAGAAACGGCCGCCCGTCCGGTGACAGAAATGGCAGCCGCCCGTCCGGCGACAGGAGCGGAAACCGTCCATACGGTGACAGAAACGGAAACCGCACCAATGGCGACAGAAACGGCCGCCCGAATGGCGACAGGAACGGCAGACCGTTTGGCGGAAACGATCATTCCAGAAATGATCACTCCCATAACCAGCATCCGGCAGCAGCCGCTGCTCCGGTAGAAGAAATCGCTCCGGAAACTACGGCAGTCAGACGTGAAAAACCGGCTAAGAAGAAAACAAAGAAGGACTGGGAAAAGGCAAGAAGAGAAAAGGAAGGCGGCTCTTTGATGGCCCGTTCCCTGAAGCAGGGCAAGAAGAAGAAGCATAACCAGGAAAAGAAGCAGGATACCTATCCGACAGAAGTGACTGTCCCGTCTGCTGTTACCGTCAAGGAACTGGCTGAACTCTTCGGCCGCGAAGTCAGCGAGATCATCAAACATCTGATGGCTCTTGGCGTCATGGCTACCATCAACCAGAACCTCGATCCGGATACCGTCGAAATCCTTGCTGAAGAATTCGGCGTAACCCTTCTGAAACCTGAAAAGGAAGAAGATCCGACGGAATACATTCCGGAACCGGATGATCCCCGTTTCCTCGTACCGCGTCCTCCGATCGTTACGATCATGGGCCACGTCGACCACGGCAAGACGACACTGCTTGACGCTCTGCGCCAGACAAATGTCGCTCTCCACGAAGCCGGCGGCATCACCCAGAGAATCGGTGCTTACCAGATCCGTTACAAGGGTCACAAGATCACATTCCTGGATACCCCTGGCCACGAAGCATTCACCGCTATGCGTTCCAGAGGCGCTCAGCTGACGGATATTGCCGTCCTGATCGTTGCTGCCGACGACGGTGTCATGCCGCAGACCATTGAAGCTATCCACCATGCAAAGAACGCAGGCGTTCCGATCATGGTTGCCATCAATAAGATTGATAAACCAGGCGCAAACCCTGACCGCATCAAGGAAGAACTTTCCAAGGAAGGACTTCTGGCGGAAGACTGGGGCGGCGATGTCATCATGACCCCGATTTCCGCCAAGAAGAAGATCGGCCTTGATGACCTCCTGGAAAACATCCTTCTCGTAGCAGAAATGAAGGAACTCAAAGCCAATCCGAAGCGTGAAGCTTACGGCGTCGTTGTCGAAGCACAGCTGGATAAGGGCAGAGGCCCTGTCATGAGCGTGCTCGTACAGAACGGCACACTCCATGTCGGAGACGGCATCCTGGCCGGCAAGAGCTGGGGCCGCGTCCGCGCCATGAACAATGAAAACGGCCGCAAGATGAAGAGCGCCGAACCGGCTGCACCAGTTGAAATCCTCGGTATGGACAGCGTTCCGGAAGCAGGCGACCATTTCTATGTCATGGATGAAAGAAAGGCTAGAAACATCGCTGAAATCCGTGCATCCCGTGCGAAGGAAGAAGAACAGAGAAGCGTACAGAAGGTAACACTCGACAACATCTTCGAAAAGATCAAGGAAGGCGAAATGAAGGAACTTGACCTCATCGTCAAGGCAGACGTACAGGGCTCCGTTGAAGCGCTCGTTCAGTCCCTCATGGGCATCAAGAGTGATGAAGTCCGCGTTTCCATCGTCCACTCCGCTGTCGGCGCCATCAACGAATCCGATGTCATGCTGGCATCTGCTTCCAATGCGCTGATCATCGGCTTCAACGTCCGTCCGGATGCCAATGCAAGAGCACTGGCTGAAAAAGACGGCGTCGATATGCGTCTCTACCGTGTCATCTATGACTGCATTGATGATATCAAGGCAGCTATGGCCGGCATGCTTGCTCCGACCATCCGCGAAGTCGTTCTCGGCCACGCAGAAGTCCGTCAGGTCATCCATACACCGAAACTTATCGTTGCCGGCTGCTATGTACAGGACGGCAAGATCACAAGCAGCTGCCGTCTCCGCCTGATCCGCGACGGCATCGTCATCCATGAAGGCAAGATCGCATCCCTGCGCCGCTTCAAGGATGATGTGAAGGAAGTCGCACAAGGCTTCGAATGCGGTATTTCGCTGGAAAGCTACCGCGACGTCAAGGAAGGCGACCAGCTTGAATCCTTCGAGCTGAAAGAAGAAGCTGCCACCTTGGAATAA
- the rbfA gene encoding 30S ribosome-binding factor RbfA → MSELRVRKIQEFIKQEVSQMLLYDLKDPHIGFVTVTGVHVTGDLREATIYVSLFGKSWEKAKSLEALNKAKGFIRKELGQRLKIYYTPEITFEEDKSLDYGMHIEGLLKKVHEEEKDKAPKEDTEKED, encoded by the coding sequence ATGTCAGAATTACGCGTTAGAAAAATACAGGAATTCATCAAGCAGGAAGTCAGCCAGATGCTCCTCTATGACCTGAAAGATCCGCACATCGGCTTTGTCACCGTGACAGGCGTCCATGTGACCGGAGATTTGCGCGAAGCAACGATTTACGTCAGCCTTTTCGGAAAATCCTGGGAAAAGGCAAAATCGCTCGAAGCGCTCAACAAGGCAAAAGGCTTCATCCGCAAGGAACTCGGCCAGCGCCTCAAGATTTACTACACACCGGAAATTACCTTCGAAGAAGACAAGTCCCTTGATTACGGCATGCACATTGAAGGTCTCCTGAAAAAGGTGCATGAAGAAGAAAAGGATAAAGCTCCGAAGGAAGATACTGAAAAGGAGGACTAA
- the truB gene encoding tRNA pseudouridine(55) synthase TruB, with protein sequence MDGVLNVIKPKDWTSFDVIAKLRKIYHQKKIGHGGTLDPMASGVLPVFLGRATRLIEYAPIHTKSYEAEFIMGIRTDTEDVTGEILERGEVPADTSIWEGAISAFRGDIMQVPSIYSAIKVNGERAYKLAREGKEVELKARPVTIYDLTIREIAPPVIKLSVTCSSGTYIRALGRDIGEKAGCLLTMSSLVRTVVGPFSIENAKTMEEIEKDPEGSLMTSLKPILSGLPNIELSEKEARDFLQGKRLKTKEKDLDMAAAFHGDTFLGTAYVKAGIIHPKKVFS encoded by the coding sequence ATGGACGGCGTCCTTAATGTCATCAAGCCGAAGGACTGGACATCCTTCGATGTCATTGCAAAACTAAGGAAGATTTACCACCAGAAGAAAATAGGACACGGAGGGACGCTCGATCCTATGGCATCCGGCGTTCTTCCCGTGTTCCTGGGCCGCGCGACGCGCCTCATCGAGTATGCGCCCATCCATACGAAGAGCTATGAAGCAGAATTCATCATGGGCATCAGGACGGATACCGAGGACGTGACGGGAGAAATCCTTGAAAGGGGAGAAGTCCCGGCGGACACATCCATCTGGGAAGGAGCCATCAGCGCCTTCCGCGGAGACATCATGCAGGTGCCTTCCATCTATTCAGCCATCAAGGTGAATGGGGAAAGAGCCTACAAGCTTGCCCGCGAAGGAAAGGAAGTCGAGCTCAAAGCACGCCCGGTCACGATTTATGACCTGACCATCCGGGAAATCGCACCGCCCGTCATCAAGCTCTCCGTGACCTGTTCTTCCGGTACGTACATCCGGGCGCTTGGAAGGGATATCGGGGAGAAGGCAGGATGTCTTCTTACGATGTCCTCCCTTGTCCGCACCGTTGTCGGCCCCTTTTCTATTGAAAACGCAAAGACGATGGAGGAAATTGAGAAGGATCCCGAAGGTTCTCTCATGACGAGCCTGAAACCGATCCTTTCCGGTCTTCCCAATATCGAGCTTTCCGAAAAGGAAGCCAGAGATTTCCTTCAGGGGAAACGGCTCAAGACGAAAGAAAAAGACCTTGATATGGCGGCTGCCTTCCATGGGGACACGTTCCTCGGCACCGCATACGTCAAGGCAGGCATCATTCATCCAAAGAAAGTTTTTTCGTGA
- a CDS encoding bifunctional oligoribonuclease/PAP phosphatase NrnA, translated as MSLGKDHAVEIDKQQAMDFLKSHNRFLLVGHEHPDGDDVGSICALYNVLLSMGKEADMVLPDPVPRVYTLVETSAKVMTSIPERRNYDAIVFTDLSNLERGGNFDFPDVDSLCIDHHRSNERYTDYLYLRYHYAATAEMLAEMFFDEGIQMDKDTCNALYMAIGTDSGFFKFSCTSPHTLLMASKLVEMGADPSYISNRLEEKTEEAMKCYKIVAGTVHSYANGKIVIAYMDKEAMDLDGENSDYYATIPRCIKGCEIAALFKYRGEKETRISLRAKEYANVGKLAEEFGGGGHWKASGCTIHETFADAEPIFVKAAEKYL; from the coding sequence ATGAGTCTTGGCAAAGATCATGCAGTCGAAATCGACAAACAGCAGGCTATGGATTTCCTGAAATCCCATAACCGTTTCCTTCTCGTAGGACATGAGCATCCGGACGGAGACGACGTAGGCTCCATCTGCGCGCTGTACAATGTCCTTCTCTCCATGGGCAAGGAAGCCGACATGGTTCTTCCTGATCCCGTGCCGAGAGTGTACACCCTCGTTGAAACGTCTGCAAAGGTCATGACATCCATTCCGGAAAGAAGGAATTATGATGCCATCGTCTTCACGGACCTTTCCAACCTGGAAAGAGGCGGAAACTTTGATTTCCCGGACGTGGACAGCCTCTGCATCGACCACCACAGAAGCAATGAAAGATATACCGATTACCTTTACCTGCGCTACCACTATGCAGCAACGGCAGAAATGCTTGCTGAAATGTTCTTCGACGAAGGAATCCAGATGGACAAGGACACATGCAATGCCCTTTACATGGCCATCGGCACCGACAGCGGCTTCTTCAAATTCAGCTGCACATCCCCGCATACGCTCCTCATGGCAAGCAAGCTGGTAGAAATGGGCGCTGATCCCTCTTACATTTCCAACCGTCTGGAAGAAAAGACGGAAGAAGCCATGAAGTGCTACAAGATCGTAGCAGGCACCGTCCACTCCTATGCAAACGGCAAGATTGTCATTGCATACATGGACAAGGAAGCCATGGATCTTGATGGTGAAAATTCCGATTACTATGCAACGATTCCGCGCTGCATCAAAGGATGTGAAATCGCTGCCCTCTTCAAGTACAGGGGAGAAAAGGAAACCCGTATTTCCCTGCGCGCCAAGGAATATGCCAATGTAGGAAAGCTGGCTGAGGAATTTGGCGGCGGCGGACACTGGAAAGCATCCGGCTGCACCATCCATGAAACATTTGCAGACGCAGAGCCCATTTTTGTCAAAGCTGCGGAGAAGTATCTCTGA